The Linepithema humile isolate Giens D197 chromosome 2, Lhum_UNIL_v1.0, whole genome shotgun sequence genome has a segment encoding these proteins:
- the Arp2 gene encoding actin-related protein 2 isoform X3, translating into MDSKGRKIIVCDNGTGFVKCGYAGANFPAHIFPSIVGRPIIRAVNKIGDIDVKQEYCVRDLMVGDEASKLRSMLEISYPMQNGIVRNWEDMCHVWDYTFGKEKMNINPRECKILLTEPPMNPITNREKMIEVMFEKYGFAGTYIAIQAVLTLYAQGLISGVVVDSGDGVTHICPVFEEYALPHLTRRLDIAGRDITMYLIKLLLLRGYAFNHSADFETVRMLKEKLCYIGYNIETEEKLALETTVLVESYTLPDGRVIKVGGERFAAPEALFQPHLINVEAQGIAELVFSTIQAADIDIRSELYKHIVLSGGSTMYPGLPSRLEREIKQLYLQRVLKNDTTKLNKFKIKIEDSPRRKDMVFMGGAVLAEITKDRDSVWITREEYEEKGLSVLKKLGSYES; encoded by the exons ATGGACAGCAAGGGGAGGAAGATCATCGTTTGCGACAATGGCACCGGG TTTGTCAAGTGCGGATATGCTGGTGCAAATTTTCCGGCCCATATATTTCCATCTATAGTTGGACGACCAATAATTAGAGCTGTCAATAAGATCGGCGATATCGACGTGAAG caaGAATATTGCGTTCGT GATTTAATGGTCGGCGATGAAGCGAGCAAGCTTCGTTCTATGTTAGAGATAAGTTATCCCATGCAAAATGGAATTGTAAG AAATTGGGAGGACATGTGTCATGTGTGGGACTATACATTTGGCaaagagaaaatgaatattaatccTAGAGAATGTAAAATTCTGTTAACTGAGCCACCGATGAATCCTATTACAAACAGAGAAAAGATGATTGAG GTAATGTTCGAGAAATATGGTTTCGCGGGTACATATATCGCGATTCAGGCAGTACTAACGTTATACGCTCAAGGATTGATCAGCGGTGTCGTTGTGGACTCCGGTGATGGTGTCACGCACATTTGTCCCGTGTTTGAGGAATACGCTTTGCCACATTTAACTCGACGGTTAGATATAGCTGGACGCGATATTACTATGTACCTAATCAAATTATTACTGCTACGTGGTTACGCATTCAATCACTCGGCTGACTTCGAAACGGTTAGAATGTTGAAGGAGAAATTGTGTTATATCGGTTATAATATAGAAACGGAAGAAAAGTTAGCTCTTGAAACCACTGTGCTGGTGGAGTCTTATACT ctTCCTGACGGACGTGTGATAAAAGTAGGCGGTGAGAGATTTGCAGCGCCAGAAGCTCTCTTCCAGCCGCATTTAATTAATGTCGAAGCGCAGGGGATAGCCGAGCTGGTCTTTAGCACAATTCAAGCGGCCGATATCGATATCAGAAGCGAGTTGTACAAGCACATTGTTCTGAGTGGAGGTAGTACGATGTACCCTGGGCTTCCGTCAAGACTCGAACGAGAAATTAAGCAACTTTATCTCCAAAGAGTATTAAAGAATGATACTACTAAATTGAAT aaatttaaaataaaaattgaagactCACCTCGACGTAAGGATATGGTCTTCATGGGTGGTGCTGTGTTAGCGGAAATAACGAAAGACCGAGATTCCGTATGGATAACGCGGGAAGAGTACGAAGAGAAAGGTCTCAGTGTACTAAAGAAATTAGGCTCTTATGAATCATAA
- the Arp2 gene encoding actin-related protein 2 isoform X1 yields the protein MDSKGRKIIVCDNGTGFVKCGYAGANFPAHIFPSIVGRPIIRAVNKIGDIDVKQEYCVRDVLNMPDLMVGDEASKLRSMLEISYPMQNGIVRNWEDMCHVWDYTFGKEKMNINPRECKILLTEPPMNPITNREKMIEVMFEKYGFAGTYIAIQAVLTLYAQGLISGVVVDSGDGVTHICPVFEEYALPHLTRRLDIAGRDITMYLIKLLLLRGYAFNHSADFETVRMLKEKLCYIGYNIETEEKLALETTVLVESYTLPDGRVIKVGGERFAAPEALFQPHLINVEAQGIAELVFSTIQAADIDIRSELYKHIVLSGGSTMYPGLPSRLEREIKQLYLQRVLKNDTTKLNKFKIKIEDSPRRKDMVFMGGAVLAEITKDRDSVWITREEYEEKGLSVLKKLGSYES from the exons ATGGACAGCAAGGGGAGGAAGATCATCGTTTGCGACAATGGCACCGGG TTTGTCAAGTGCGGATATGCTGGTGCAAATTTTCCGGCCCATATATTTCCATCTATAGTTGGACGACCAATAATTAGAGCTGTCAATAAGATCGGCGATATCGACGTGAAG caaGAATATTGCGTTCGT GATGTGCTTAACATGCCT GATTTAATGGTCGGCGATGAAGCGAGCAAGCTTCGTTCTATGTTAGAGATAAGTTATCCCATGCAAAATGGAATTGTAAG AAATTGGGAGGACATGTGTCATGTGTGGGACTATACATTTGGCaaagagaaaatgaatattaatccTAGAGAATGTAAAATTCTGTTAACTGAGCCACCGATGAATCCTATTACAAACAGAGAAAAGATGATTGAG GTAATGTTCGAGAAATATGGTTTCGCGGGTACATATATCGCGATTCAGGCAGTACTAACGTTATACGCTCAAGGATTGATCAGCGGTGTCGTTGTGGACTCCGGTGATGGTGTCACGCACATTTGTCCCGTGTTTGAGGAATACGCTTTGCCACATTTAACTCGACGGTTAGATATAGCTGGACGCGATATTACTATGTACCTAATCAAATTATTACTGCTACGTGGTTACGCATTCAATCACTCGGCTGACTTCGAAACGGTTAGAATGTTGAAGGAGAAATTGTGTTATATCGGTTATAATATAGAAACGGAAGAAAAGTTAGCTCTTGAAACCACTGTGCTGGTGGAGTCTTATACT ctTCCTGACGGACGTGTGATAAAAGTAGGCGGTGAGAGATTTGCAGCGCCAGAAGCTCTCTTCCAGCCGCATTTAATTAATGTCGAAGCGCAGGGGATAGCCGAGCTGGTCTTTAGCACAATTCAAGCGGCCGATATCGATATCAGAAGCGAGTTGTACAAGCACATTGTTCTGAGTGGAGGTAGTACGATGTACCCTGGGCTTCCGTCAAGACTCGAACGAGAAATTAAGCAACTTTATCTCCAAAGAGTATTAAAGAATGATACTACTAAATTGAAT aaatttaaaataaaaattgaagactCACCTCGACGTAAGGATATGGTCTTCATGGGTGGTGCTGTGTTAGCGGAAATAACGAAAGACCGAGATTCCGTATGGATAACGCGGGAAGAGTACGAAGAGAAAGGTCTCAGTGTACTAAAGAAATTAGGCTCTTATGAATCATAA
- the Arp2 gene encoding actin-related protein 2 isoform X4, translating into MDSKGRKIIVCDNGTGFVKCGYAGANFPAHIFPSIVGRPIIRAVNKIGDIDVKDLMVGDEASKLRSMLEISYPMQNGIVRNWEDMCHVWDYTFGKEKMNINPRECKILLTEPPMNPITNREKMIEVMFEKYGFAGTYIAIQAVLTLYAQGLISGVVVDSGDGVTHICPVFEEYALPHLTRRLDIAGRDITMYLIKLLLLRGYAFNHSADFETVRMLKEKLCYIGYNIETEEKLALETTVLVESYTLPDGRVIKVGGERFAAPEALFQPHLINVEAQGIAELVFSTIQAADIDIRSELYKHIVLSGGSTMYPGLPSRLEREIKQLYLQRVLKNDTTKLNKFKIKIEDSPRRKDMVFMGGAVLAEITKDRDSVWITREEYEEKGLSVLKKLGSYES; encoded by the exons ATGGACAGCAAGGGGAGGAAGATCATCGTTTGCGACAATGGCACCGGG TTTGTCAAGTGCGGATATGCTGGTGCAAATTTTCCGGCCCATATATTTCCATCTATAGTTGGACGACCAATAATTAGAGCTGTCAATAAGATCGGCGATATCGACGTGAAG GATTTAATGGTCGGCGATGAAGCGAGCAAGCTTCGTTCTATGTTAGAGATAAGTTATCCCATGCAAAATGGAATTGTAAG AAATTGGGAGGACATGTGTCATGTGTGGGACTATACATTTGGCaaagagaaaatgaatattaatccTAGAGAATGTAAAATTCTGTTAACTGAGCCACCGATGAATCCTATTACAAACAGAGAAAAGATGATTGAG GTAATGTTCGAGAAATATGGTTTCGCGGGTACATATATCGCGATTCAGGCAGTACTAACGTTATACGCTCAAGGATTGATCAGCGGTGTCGTTGTGGACTCCGGTGATGGTGTCACGCACATTTGTCCCGTGTTTGAGGAATACGCTTTGCCACATTTAACTCGACGGTTAGATATAGCTGGACGCGATATTACTATGTACCTAATCAAATTATTACTGCTACGTGGTTACGCATTCAATCACTCGGCTGACTTCGAAACGGTTAGAATGTTGAAGGAGAAATTGTGTTATATCGGTTATAATATAGAAACGGAAGAAAAGTTAGCTCTTGAAACCACTGTGCTGGTGGAGTCTTATACT ctTCCTGACGGACGTGTGATAAAAGTAGGCGGTGAGAGATTTGCAGCGCCAGAAGCTCTCTTCCAGCCGCATTTAATTAATGTCGAAGCGCAGGGGATAGCCGAGCTGGTCTTTAGCACAATTCAAGCGGCCGATATCGATATCAGAAGCGAGTTGTACAAGCACATTGTTCTGAGTGGAGGTAGTACGATGTACCCTGGGCTTCCGTCAAGACTCGAACGAGAAATTAAGCAACTTTATCTCCAAAGAGTATTAAAGAATGATACTACTAAATTGAAT aaatttaaaataaaaattgaagactCACCTCGACGTAAGGATATGGTCTTCATGGGTGGTGCTGTGTTAGCGGAAATAACGAAAGACCGAGATTCCGTATGGATAACGCGGGAAGAGTACGAAGAGAAAGGTCTCAGTGTACTAAAGAAATTAGGCTCTTATGAATCATAA
- the Arp2 gene encoding actin-related protein 2 isoform X6, producing the protein MTFTNKSQKGIHISNDLMVGDEASKLRSMLEISYPMQNGIVRNWEDMCHVWDYTFGKEKMNINPRECKILLTEPPMNPITNREKMIEVMFEKYGFAGTYIAIQAVLTLYAQGLISGVVVDSGDGVTHICPVFEEYALPHLTRRLDIAGRDITMYLIKLLLLRGYAFNHSADFETVRMLKEKLCYIGYNIETEEKLALETTVLVESYTLPDGRVIKVGGERFAAPEALFQPHLINVEAQGIAELVFSTIQAADIDIRSELYKHIVLSGGSTMYPGLPSRLEREIKQLYLQRVLKNDTTKLNKFKIKIEDSPRRKDMVFMGGAVLAEITKDRDSVWITREEYEEKGLSVLKKLGSYES; encoded by the exons ATGACGTTTACTAACAAATCCCAAAAAGgaatacatatttcaaat GATTTAATGGTCGGCGATGAAGCGAGCAAGCTTCGTTCTATGTTAGAGATAAGTTATCCCATGCAAAATGGAATTGTAAG AAATTGGGAGGACATGTGTCATGTGTGGGACTATACATTTGGCaaagagaaaatgaatattaatccTAGAGAATGTAAAATTCTGTTAACTGAGCCACCGATGAATCCTATTACAAACAGAGAAAAGATGATTGAG GTAATGTTCGAGAAATATGGTTTCGCGGGTACATATATCGCGATTCAGGCAGTACTAACGTTATACGCTCAAGGATTGATCAGCGGTGTCGTTGTGGACTCCGGTGATGGTGTCACGCACATTTGTCCCGTGTTTGAGGAATACGCTTTGCCACATTTAACTCGACGGTTAGATATAGCTGGACGCGATATTACTATGTACCTAATCAAATTATTACTGCTACGTGGTTACGCATTCAATCACTCGGCTGACTTCGAAACGGTTAGAATGTTGAAGGAGAAATTGTGTTATATCGGTTATAATATAGAAACGGAAGAAAAGTTAGCTCTTGAAACCACTGTGCTGGTGGAGTCTTATACT ctTCCTGACGGACGTGTGATAAAAGTAGGCGGTGAGAGATTTGCAGCGCCAGAAGCTCTCTTCCAGCCGCATTTAATTAATGTCGAAGCGCAGGGGATAGCCGAGCTGGTCTTTAGCACAATTCAAGCGGCCGATATCGATATCAGAAGCGAGTTGTACAAGCACATTGTTCTGAGTGGAGGTAGTACGATGTACCCTGGGCTTCCGTCAAGACTCGAACGAGAAATTAAGCAACTTTATCTCCAAAGAGTATTAAAGAATGATACTACTAAATTGAAT aaatttaaaataaaaattgaagactCACCTCGACGTAAGGATATGGTCTTCATGGGTGGTGCTGTGTTAGCGGAAATAACGAAAGACCGAGATTCCGTATGGATAACGCGGGAAGAGTACGAAGAGAAAGGTCTCAGTGTACTAAAGAAATTAGGCTCTTATGAATCATAA
- the Arp2 gene encoding actin-related protein 2 isoform X5, which yields MTFTNKSQKGIHISNDVLNMPDLMVGDEASKLRSMLEISYPMQNGIVRNWEDMCHVWDYTFGKEKMNINPRECKILLTEPPMNPITNREKMIEVMFEKYGFAGTYIAIQAVLTLYAQGLISGVVVDSGDGVTHICPVFEEYALPHLTRRLDIAGRDITMYLIKLLLLRGYAFNHSADFETVRMLKEKLCYIGYNIETEEKLALETTVLVESYTLPDGRVIKVGGERFAAPEALFQPHLINVEAQGIAELVFSTIQAADIDIRSELYKHIVLSGGSTMYPGLPSRLEREIKQLYLQRVLKNDTTKLNKFKIKIEDSPRRKDMVFMGGAVLAEITKDRDSVWITREEYEEKGLSVLKKLGSYES from the exons ATGACGTTTACTAACAAATCCCAAAAAGgaatacatatttcaaat GATGTGCTTAACATGCCT GATTTAATGGTCGGCGATGAAGCGAGCAAGCTTCGTTCTATGTTAGAGATAAGTTATCCCATGCAAAATGGAATTGTAAG AAATTGGGAGGACATGTGTCATGTGTGGGACTATACATTTGGCaaagagaaaatgaatattaatccTAGAGAATGTAAAATTCTGTTAACTGAGCCACCGATGAATCCTATTACAAACAGAGAAAAGATGATTGAG GTAATGTTCGAGAAATATGGTTTCGCGGGTACATATATCGCGATTCAGGCAGTACTAACGTTATACGCTCAAGGATTGATCAGCGGTGTCGTTGTGGACTCCGGTGATGGTGTCACGCACATTTGTCCCGTGTTTGAGGAATACGCTTTGCCACATTTAACTCGACGGTTAGATATAGCTGGACGCGATATTACTATGTACCTAATCAAATTATTACTGCTACGTGGTTACGCATTCAATCACTCGGCTGACTTCGAAACGGTTAGAATGTTGAAGGAGAAATTGTGTTATATCGGTTATAATATAGAAACGGAAGAAAAGTTAGCTCTTGAAACCACTGTGCTGGTGGAGTCTTATACT ctTCCTGACGGACGTGTGATAAAAGTAGGCGGTGAGAGATTTGCAGCGCCAGAAGCTCTCTTCCAGCCGCATTTAATTAATGTCGAAGCGCAGGGGATAGCCGAGCTGGTCTTTAGCACAATTCAAGCGGCCGATATCGATATCAGAAGCGAGTTGTACAAGCACATTGTTCTGAGTGGAGGTAGTACGATGTACCCTGGGCTTCCGTCAAGACTCGAACGAGAAATTAAGCAACTTTATCTCCAAAGAGTATTAAAGAATGATACTACTAAATTGAAT aaatttaaaataaaaattgaagactCACCTCGACGTAAGGATATGGTCTTCATGGGTGGTGCTGTGTTAGCGGAAATAACGAAAGACCGAGATTCCGTATGGATAACGCGGGAAGAGTACGAAGAGAAAGGTCTCAGTGTACTAAAGAAATTAGGCTCTTATGAATCATAA
- the Arp2 gene encoding actin-related protein 2 isoform X2, which translates to MDSKGRKIIVCDNGTGFVKCGYAGANFPAHIFPSIVGRPIIRAVNKIGDIDVKDVLNMPDLMVGDEASKLRSMLEISYPMQNGIVRNWEDMCHVWDYTFGKEKMNINPRECKILLTEPPMNPITNREKMIEVMFEKYGFAGTYIAIQAVLTLYAQGLISGVVVDSGDGVTHICPVFEEYALPHLTRRLDIAGRDITMYLIKLLLLRGYAFNHSADFETVRMLKEKLCYIGYNIETEEKLALETTVLVESYTLPDGRVIKVGGERFAAPEALFQPHLINVEAQGIAELVFSTIQAADIDIRSELYKHIVLSGGSTMYPGLPSRLEREIKQLYLQRVLKNDTTKLNKFKIKIEDSPRRKDMVFMGGAVLAEITKDRDSVWITREEYEEKGLSVLKKLGSYES; encoded by the exons ATGGACAGCAAGGGGAGGAAGATCATCGTTTGCGACAATGGCACCGGG TTTGTCAAGTGCGGATATGCTGGTGCAAATTTTCCGGCCCATATATTTCCATCTATAGTTGGACGACCAATAATTAGAGCTGTCAATAAGATCGGCGATATCGACGTGAAG GATGTGCTTAACATGCCT GATTTAATGGTCGGCGATGAAGCGAGCAAGCTTCGTTCTATGTTAGAGATAAGTTATCCCATGCAAAATGGAATTGTAAG AAATTGGGAGGACATGTGTCATGTGTGGGACTATACATTTGGCaaagagaaaatgaatattaatccTAGAGAATGTAAAATTCTGTTAACTGAGCCACCGATGAATCCTATTACAAACAGAGAAAAGATGATTGAG GTAATGTTCGAGAAATATGGTTTCGCGGGTACATATATCGCGATTCAGGCAGTACTAACGTTATACGCTCAAGGATTGATCAGCGGTGTCGTTGTGGACTCCGGTGATGGTGTCACGCACATTTGTCCCGTGTTTGAGGAATACGCTTTGCCACATTTAACTCGACGGTTAGATATAGCTGGACGCGATATTACTATGTACCTAATCAAATTATTACTGCTACGTGGTTACGCATTCAATCACTCGGCTGACTTCGAAACGGTTAGAATGTTGAAGGAGAAATTGTGTTATATCGGTTATAATATAGAAACGGAAGAAAAGTTAGCTCTTGAAACCACTGTGCTGGTGGAGTCTTATACT ctTCCTGACGGACGTGTGATAAAAGTAGGCGGTGAGAGATTTGCAGCGCCAGAAGCTCTCTTCCAGCCGCATTTAATTAATGTCGAAGCGCAGGGGATAGCCGAGCTGGTCTTTAGCACAATTCAAGCGGCCGATATCGATATCAGAAGCGAGTTGTACAAGCACATTGTTCTGAGTGGAGGTAGTACGATGTACCCTGGGCTTCCGTCAAGACTCGAACGAGAAATTAAGCAACTTTATCTCCAAAGAGTATTAAAGAATGATACTACTAAATTGAAT aaatttaaaataaaaattgaagactCACCTCGACGTAAGGATATGGTCTTCATGGGTGGTGCTGTGTTAGCGGAAATAACGAAAGACCGAGATTCCGTATGGATAACGCGGGAAGAGTACGAAGAGAAAGGTCTCAGTGTACTAAAGAAATTAGGCTCTTATGAATCATAA
- the LOC105679364 gene encoding uncharacterized protein isoform X2 yields MGERVKAVEKCYFDLKYNKSKQKALKEISILTKNITISNVINIADRLLETASIIEKNLSLFQSVFKHIDTVSTIIQFLQHFGNTKQMACKAIDEFDVSFLNDLWDALYTLFYICPDHEMQLFLHTAILEDSNIISAEDAFYKNIHRDNYKQLFSCQTIDMIIYKDSDFHAVVNQLKITGTRMNKIWIHKSIQEQFTLLLNKYFKQSLNHHIRVFQTKEELLTLKEINKISIMSIWSEDITGAKSLAASLKRDIIFINTHMDFCGGLVFLPYMRLFQGPLHQFLLSNLDLYKNASKSDRNTSKKVQIFNLFYNGTWHKPVKGKYWIHDDSLWANATIEDASKCIQSAEQGLKIYNTWSTESREQSLLKFASILENKGEDTLSSIILNTLKFVYYSELPLQCLQIGRLEVKITYMPRGIIILEDNSQALRNLIINLIYGNSVIITHDRSSFSHSFVKYCDVFSHCQIPPGVINILSGENIEHPNNVLNKVSISVKELIAYFIREKKIVLPLE; encoded by the exons atggGTGAACGAGTAAAAGCTGTagagaaatgttattttgatctaaaatataataaaagcaagCAA aaagCGCTAAAAGAAATATCCATTTTAACCAAGAATATAACAATTagcaatgttataaatatcgcAGACAG ACTACTTGAAACAGCATCCATAATAGAAAAGAATCTATCTCTTTTTCAATCTGTCTTTAAACATATAGATACAGTTTCTactattattcaatttttacaacattttgGTAATACAAAACAGATGGCTTGCAAAGCTATCGACGAGTTTG aCGTATCATTCTTAAATGATTTGTGGGATGCATTATATACACTCTTCTATATCTGTCCAGATCatgaaatgcaattatttttgcacactGCAATCTT agaaGATTCGAATATTATATCAGCCGAggatgctttttataaaaacattcatagagataattataaacagtTATTCTCAT gTCAGACCATTGACATGATAATTTACAAAGATTCAGATTTTCATGCAGTTGTTAATCAATTAAAGATAACAGGAACTCGCATGAATAAAATCTGGATTCACAAATCAATACAAGAGCAATTTACAttgcttttaaataaatattttaagcagtCTCTTAATCACCATATTCGTGTATTTCAAACAAAGGAGGAGTTACTCACACttaaggaaataaataaaataagtataatgtCTATATGGTCAGAGGATATTACAGGTGCAAAAAGTTTAGCAGCATCCTTAAAG AGAGacattatattcataaatacgCACATGGATTTTTGTGGTGGTCTGGTGTTTTTGCCTTATATGAGATTATTTCAAGGTCCATTGCATCAATTTCTTCTTTCCAAtctagatttatataaaaatgcaagtaAAAGTGATAGAAACACATCcaaaaaagtacaaatttttaatttgttttacaatGGCACGTGGCACAAGCCTGTAAAAGGCAAATATTGGATACATGATGACTCTTTGTGGGCAAATGCAACAAT AGAAGATGCTTCTAAATGCATTCAGTCTGCTGAGCAaggattgaaaatttataatacttggtCTACGGAGTCTAGAGaacaatctttattaaaatttgcatccatattagaaaataaagg tgaAGATACATTGTCAAGtatcatattaaatacattaaaatttgtatattattcaGAATTACCATTGCAGTGTTTACAAATTGGAAGattagaagtaaaaataacttatatgCCAAGAGGTATTATTATTCTTGAGGATAATTCACAAGCATTACGCAAccttattataaatttaatttatggcAATTCTGTTATTATAACGCATGATAGAAGTTCATTTTCACattcttttgtaaaatattgtgatgTGTTTTCACACTGTCAGATACCTCCTGGtgttataaacatattgtcaGGTGAAAATATAGAGCATCCAAATAATGTATTGAACAAAGTATCGATAAGTGTAAAAGAgttaattgcatattttattagagaaaagaaaattgtattaccccttgaataa
- the LOC105679364 gene encoding uncharacterized protein isoform X1 gives MSLRSTLVRKYYNDLEYHIKNNVSLKNQINLIKTERIINSNLETINQRVIAAVNSIKSNQQSFNSVLDHIDSTITIKYFLKYIFSEIINAQMLNNKHSPEFDKAIENIWNAIYTLFALFTNSDIQLFFHAAIIESSFLENSYNYKKIHKDNYKELYSCQVLEMIIFKDSDVYAVVNQLKLTGVRLNKIWIQESVQAKFITILRKSFQRTFRHLIHVFRTKEELLIPYEMRKMNIVSIWSEDIVTAKNLAASLNSDIVFINTHMDFFDSVVLLPYTRIFDGPLYEAILHNKSIYENINDTDISSEEHKGPIYDMYYDGTWQKPVKGKYWIRDNCLWANATIEDIHRCIDSAKKGFEIWSTWSIDSRVQTLSKLASILEYKGKSSLSQVVLSWINLSHFEDILSESLQTEKLDIATFCEPRGVIVLTCNDDVTLFSELIQSLVMGNSVIIMCNRFSCALASYYDMFSMSRIPPGVINVLSCENEYYSSPLSKMIPIKQLMLYITRQRKVILHLN, from the exons ATGAGCCTACGATCCACACTTGTACGGAAGTATTATAATGATCTGGAATATCatataaagaataatgta TCACTGAAGAatcaaatcaatttaattaagaccgaacgaataataaattcaaatttagaaACCATAAACCAGAG GGTGATAGCGGCagtaaattcaataaaaagcAATCAGCAATCTTTCAATAGTGTTCTTGACCATATAGATTCAACTATTACCATTAAGTACTtcttgaaatacatattttcagaaattattaatgcacaaatgcttaataataaacattctcCTGAATTTG acaaagcAATTGAAAACATTTGGAATGCAATATACACACTCTTCGCTCTCTTTACAAATAGTgacatacaattattttttcacgcTGCAATCAt cGAATCTTCATTTCTGGAAAATagttacaattataaaaagatccaTAAGGATAATTACAAAGAGTTATATTCAT GTCAAGTGCTTgaaatgataattttcaaagaCTCAGATGTGTATGCAGTTGTTAATCAATTAAAGCTAACAGGGGtccgtttaaataaaatttggattCAAGAATCGGTTcaagcaaaatttataacgattttaagaaaatcttTTCAGCGTACTTTTAGACATCTTATTCACGTATTTCGAACGAAGGAGGAGTTACTTATACCTTATGAAATGCGTAAAATGAATATAGTGTCTATATGGTCAGAAGATATTGTAACCGCCAAAAATTTAGCAGCCTCCTTAAat AGTGATATTGTATTCATAAATACGCATATGGATTTCTTTGATAGTGTGGTGCTTTTGCCATATACCAGAATTTTTGATGGTCCATTATATGAAGCTATTTTGCACAATAAAagcatttatgaaaatataaatgatacagACATATCATCAGAAGAACATAAAGGTCCAATTTACGACATGTATTACGATGGCACATGGCAAAAGCCTGTAAAAGGCAAATATTGGATACGCGATAACTGTTTGTGGGCAAATGCAACAAT AGAAGATATTCACAGATGCATTGATTCAGCTAAGAAAGGATTCGAAATTTGGAGTACTTGGTCTATAGATTCTAGAGTACAAACATTATCCAAATTAGCATCCATATTAGAATATAAAGG taAATCTAGTTTGTCACAAGTGGTATTGTCATGGATAAATCTTTCACATTTCGAAGATATTTTGTCGGAAAGTTTGCAAACTGAAAAATTGGACATAGCAACGTTTTGTGAGCCAAGAGGCGTCATTGTTCTTACGTGCAACGATGATGTTACCTTATTTAGCGAATTGATTCAAAGTTTAGTTATGGGTAATTCTGTCATTATAATGTGTAATAGATTTTCGTGCGCTTTAGCATCGTATTATGATATGTTTTCGATGTCTCGGATACCTCCAGGTGTTATAAATGTATTGTCATGTGAAAATGAGTATTATTCATCCCCTCTTTCAAAGATGATACCGATAAAACagttaatgttatatattactaGACAGAGGAAAGTTATACTCCACCttaactaa